The Ancylothrix sp. D3o genome window below encodes:
- a CDS encoding ATP-dependent Clp protease proteolytic subunit, whose translation MPIGVPSVPYRLPGSTYERWIDIYTRLSQERIIFLGQEVTDSLANRIVAYLLYLNSDDSSKPIYIYINSPGGSVTAGMAIYDTMQYIKAEIVTICVGQAASMGAFLLASGSKGKRLALPHARIMIHQPLGGARGQATDIDIEAKEILRVRQNLNEILAQRTGQTIEKIQKDTDRDYFMSAAEAKEYGLIDQVIEEQR comes from the coding sequence ATGCCTATTGGTGTTCCTAGCGTTCCTTACAGACTTCCCGGCAGTACATACGAGCGGTGGATTGATATTTACACCCGCCTAAGTCAAGAACGAATTATTTTCCTTGGCCAAGAAGTAACCGACTCCTTAGCAAATCGAATAGTCGCCTATTTGCTATATCTTAATTCCGACGACTCCAGCAAACCAATCTACATTTATATCAACTCTCCTGGGGGTTCCGTCACCGCTGGCATGGCAATTTATGACACCATGCAATATATCAAAGCCGAAATCGTCACCATTTGTGTTGGTCAAGCAGCCTCAATGGGAGCATTTTTGTTAGCCTCCGGCAGCAAAGGCAAACGATTAGCCCTACCCCACGCCCGCATTATGATTCACCAACCGCTAGGGGGAGCACGCGGACAAGCCACCGATATTGATATCGAAGCAAAAGAAATTTTGCGTGTGCGTCAAAACCTCAATGAAATATTAGCTCAACGCACCGGCCAAACCATCGAAAAAATCCAAAAAGATACCGACCGCGACTATTTCATGTCTGCGGCGGAAGCAAAAGAATATGGCTTAATTGATCAAGTCATCGAAGAACAACGTTAA
- a CDS encoding AAA family ATPase, whose protein sequence is MWVKKISLENIKGFREQELSFTRNKRGDKPYYWITLLGENGVGKTTFLQAMALLLAGPEAAKELLSDTIGWVRDSSKPGKLKAVLYQEDVDAGTLRNNNGNKVLSPTYSYFLTGNNRLKIGKETYPPRTLIEEESEILSQLRTNAFASTTQGWFAVGYGAFRRLSREDIRRIPRLDQPKRSSNFATQFNDNRPLSSFEEWMIHLDYRIAKDVNDTKARQMRTVGEAAIIKLIPGNVRISEITTDGLIMFSVDEQQVPTISLSDGFRSIIALAGDLIWRLLQAFPNLDDPTQASGVVLIDELDIHLHPSWQRYIAGWLREVFPNLQFFVATHSPLVAAGAGEDALTLRFDMINGEVEVTPVKDISAYDADYILRSPAFGLTSTYSPATQEKIERYNELTRKINDLIGEERKEYETLRKFMKEAQPIGGPPEPGSLEARTQAFLEAHLP, encoded by the coding sequence ATGTGGGTCAAAAAAATTAGTCTTGAAAACATCAAAGGCTTTCGAGAACAGGAGTTATCCTTCACTCGCAACAAAAGAGGGGACAAACCTTACTACTGGATTACTCTCTTAGGAGAAAACGGAGTTGGAAAAACCACATTCCTGCAAGCAATGGCACTCCTTTTAGCAGGGCCAGAAGCGGCTAAAGAACTTTTGTCAGATACAATCGGCTGGGTGCGCGACTCCTCAAAACCAGGCAAGCTCAAGGCTGTGTTATATCAAGAAGATGTAGATGCTGGAACCTTACGAAATAATAATGGTAACAAGGTATTATCCCCTACCTATTCCTATTTCCTTACGGGTAACAATCGTCTCAAAATTGGCAAAGAAACTTATCCCCCTCGAACACTGATTGAGGAAGAATCAGAAATTCTCAGCCAGTTACGAACAAATGCCTTTGCGTCAACAACTCAAGGATGGTTTGCTGTCGGTTATGGTGCCTTTCGTAGACTTTCACGAGAAGACATACGTCGCATACCACGACTAGACCAACCAAAGCGATCCAGCAATTTTGCAACACAGTTTAATGATAATAGACCTTTGAGTTCATTTGAAGAATGGATGATTCATTTAGACTACCGCATTGCTAAAGATGTTAATGACACCAAGGCCCGACAAATGCGGACTGTAGGAGAAGCGGCTATTATCAAACTTATCCCCGGAAATGTAAGAATTTCTGAGATTACTACGGATGGTTTGATCATGTTTTCAGTAGACGAGCAACAAGTTCCAACCATTAGCTTGTCTGATGGTTTTCGCAGTATCATAGCCTTGGCGGGTGACTTAATATGGCGTTTACTTCAAGCCTTTCCCAACCTTGACGATCCCACTCAGGCATCTGGAGTTGTCTTGATCGATGAGCTAGATATTCATTTACATCCATCTTGGCAAAGATATATAGCTGGTTGGCTGCGGGAAGTATTTCCGAATCTCCAATTTTTCGTCGCTACCCACAGTCCTTTAGTAGCTGCTGGCGCGGGAGAAGATGCTCTAACTTTACGCTTCGATATGATTAATGGGGAAGTTGAGGTTACGCCAGTAAAAGATATTTCAGCTTATGATGCTGATTATATTTTGAGAAGTCCTGCATTTGGTTTAACATCCACCTATTCTCCAGCCACGCAAGAGAAAATTGAACGATACAACGAACTGACAAGAAAGATAAATGATTTGATTGGCGAAGAACGCAAAGAATACGAAACACTCAGAAAATTTATGAAAGAAGCGCAGCCCATAGGAGGCCCACCCGAACCAGGAAGCTTAGAGGCGCGAACCCAGGCTTTTTTGGAGGCTCATCTACCGTGA
- a CDS encoding retron system putative HNH endonuclease — translation MISVSKPRTPAILQRNGAKWLSELQAAKKNLDAIQANPKATPQEIAKTKKKHDDAINKYRHKNIKSELETIFNGKCAYCESKVTTTGYGHIEHFFPKGDPQYLHLTFDWQNLLLSCEICNNAQHKGTNFPLDSSGNPLLINPSDGVTEINKHLKFSWDQVDGAKIEGRDDRGKKVVEIFDLNSTSGTRKELFKHRKKIVKDMLCVLTFSQTIADPHHKSEAIQLLTEYCQPTAEYSAFALVYILPYLAHHFRIPEAIILLKQVSQRSPAYGEWARVDALP, via the coding sequence GTGATTTCTGTCTCTAAACCCAGAACTCCTGCTATTTTACAAAGAAATGGCGCTAAGTGGTTGTCTGAATTACAGGCAGCAAAAAAAAATTTAGACGCAATCCAAGCTAATCCTAAAGCAACGCCGCAAGAGATTGCTAAGACGAAGAAAAAACACGATGATGCTATAAACAAATATCGCCACAAAAACATTAAATCTGAGCTAGAAACCATATTTAATGGAAAATGTGCCTATTGTGAAAGCAAAGTTACAACCACAGGCTATGGTCATATCGAACACTTTTTCCCAAAAGGAGACCCCCAATATCTACACCTAACCTTTGATTGGCAAAATCTTTTACTTTCATGCGAAATCTGCAACAATGCTCAACATAAAGGAACAAACTTTCCCCTCGACTCTAGTGGCAATCCCTTGCTGATCAATCCAAGCGATGGGGTTACAGAGATCAATAAGCATCTAAAATTTTCTTGGGATCAAGTGGATGGTGCGAAAATAGAAGGTCGTGATGACAGGGGTAAGAAAGTTGTAGAGATCTTTGACCTCAATAGCACTAGCGGCACCCGCAAGGAGTTATTTAAGCACCGGAAAAAGATAGTCAAAGATATGCTCTGCGTGTTAACATTTTCTCAAACAATTGCTGACCCTCACCACAAATCAGAAGCCATCCAATTGTTAACAGAATACTGCCAGCCTACTGCTGAGTATAGTGCATTTGCTCTGGTGTATATTCTCCCTTACCTAGCTCATCACTTTCGCATTCCAGAGGCAATTATCCTTTTAAAACAAGTTAGCCAGCGCAGTCCCGCCTATGGTGAGTGGGCTCGTGTTGACGCTCTGCCTTAA
- a CDS encoding VWA domain-containing protein: protein MRVNLQPAWNDGNLDASQSSSQRQLSISVSAIADSMDRSVPLNLCLILDHSGSMGGRPLDTVKQAAYRLVDRLNPGDRLSVVAFDHRAKVIVSNQIIEDKERIKKQIEKLHAEGGTAIDEGLKQGIDELAKGKKDTVSQAFLLTDGENEHGDNDRCLKLAGLAAEFKMTLNTLGFGDHWNQNVLEKISDAAGGSLSYIERPDQATEKFSLVFNRIQSVGLTDAYLLFELMPKVRLAELKPVAQVAPETIELPVQQDGNKYMVRLGDLMKDSPRIIVANMYVGQFPAGRQLLTNVQVRYDDPTAGRQNVLSDVVPVDINVLTSYVPAPNAEVQQHILALAKYRQTQIAEAKLQQGDRAGAATMLQTAAKTALQMGDKGGATVLQTSATRLQAGQDLSEADRKKTRIVSKTVLQ from the coding sequence ATGCGAGTGAATTTGCAACCGGCTTGGAATGATGGCAATTTGGATGCGTCCCAATCAAGCAGTCAACGGCAACTTTCGATTTCTGTGTCTGCGATAGCGGATTCGATGGATCGCAGTGTGCCTCTGAATTTGTGTTTGATTTTGGATCACAGTGGTTCGATGGGGGGCCGGCCTTTGGATACGGTGAAGCAGGCGGCTTACCGGCTAGTTGATAGGCTTAATCCTGGGGATCGGCTTTCGGTTGTGGCGTTTGATCACCGCGCAAAGGTGATTGTTTCTAATCAAATTATAGAGGATAAGGAGCGTATTAAAAAGCAAATTGAGAAGCTTCATGCGGAAGGCGGTACTGCTATTGATGAGGGGTTGAAACAGGGGATTGATGAGTTGGCAAAGGGGAAAAAGGATACGGTTTCTCAAGCGTTTTTGCTGACGGATGGGGAAAATGAGCATGGTGATAATGACCGTTGTTTAAAGTTGGCTGGTTTGGCGGCGGAGTTTAAGATGACGCTGAATACTTTGGGGTTTGGTGATCATTGGAATCAAAATGTTTTGGAGAAAATTTCTGATGCGGCGGGGGGTTCTCTTTCTTATATTGAGCGTCCTGATCAGGCGACGGAAAAGTTTTCTTTGGTGTTTAATCGGATTCAGTCTGTGGGTTTGACTGATGCTTATTTGTTGTTTGAGTTGATGCCAAAGGTGCGTTTGGCTGAACTTAAGCCGGTGGCTCAGGTGGCTCCCGAAACGATTGAGTTGCCGGTGCAACAAGATGGGAATAAGTATATGGTTCGTTTGGGGGATTTGATGAAGGATTCGCCGCGTATTATTGTGGCGAATATGTATGTGGGTCAGTTTCCGGCGGGCCGGCAGTTGTTGACTAATGTGCAGGTTCGTTATGATGATCCGACGGCGGGAAGGCAAAATGTTTTGTCGGATGTTGTGCCGGTGGATATTAATGTTTTGACGAGTTATGTGCCGGCGCCTAATGCGGAGGTTCAGCAGCATATTTTGGCTTTGGCTAAATACCGGCAAACTCAAATTGCTGAGGCAAAATTACAGCAGGGTGATCGTGCGGGGGCTGCAACGATGTTACAAACTGCGGCGAAAACTGCTTTGCAAATGGGTGATAAGGGGGGTGCTACGGTTTTACAAACAAGTGCGACTCGTTTACAGGCGGGACAAGACCTTTCTGAGGCGGATCGCAAGAAAACTCGAATTGTTTCTAAGACAGTTTTGCAATAG
- a CDS encoding J domain-containing protein — MNIADCYRLLQLKSDARLADIKASYRRLARLYHPDANPQNPQAHEKFIQLNQAYKLILESIPPEEPAPQQPKKEPVQTQPTKTKVTRKSPNFQQNPNLSDIEKQLKQQSYLQLQHHLKSKKFPRAIALIEGLAQRIPQDPEVRQWQAITYQRWARQLIEEKQIEKARIYLKKALRTDPHNRTLWSEVERDFRRLESIF; from the coding sequence ATGAACATAGCGGACTGCTACCGACTATTACAATTAAAATCCGATGCCCGCCTTGCCGACATCAAAGCATCCTACCGGCGTCTAGCAAGACTGTACCATCCCGACGCCAACCCCCAAAACCCCCAAGCCCACGAAAAATTTATCCAACTTAATCAAGCCTATAAACTAATACTTGAAAGCATCCCCCCAGAAGAACCGGCACCACAGCAACCAAAAAAAGAACCCGTGCAAACCCAACCCACCAAAACTAAAGTTACCCGCAAATCACCCAACTTTCAACAAAACCCCAACCTATCCGACATAGAAAAACAATTAAAACAACAGTCATACTTACAACTACAACATCACCTAAAATCGAAAAAATTTCCCCGCGCCATCGCCCTCATAGAAGGCTTAGCCCAACGCATCCCCCAAGATCCAGAAGTCAGACAATGGCAAGCCATCACCTATCAACGTTGGGCAAGACAACTCATCGAAGAAAAACAAATCGAAAAAGCCAGAATTTACCTCAAAAAAGCCCTCAGAACCGACCCCCATAACCGCACCCTGTGGTCAGAAGTAGAACGCGATTTTCGCCGGCTAGAAAGCATATTTTAA
- a CDS encoding YgcG family protein — MQIRCLTLKKSFTITFITLTFISLPATALTVEEVPNSRRINGGWVTDTANILTPETEAQLNEMISQLEAKNGSEIAVVTVSDTAPSATTKQFATALFNRLKIGKAGQNNGVLFLISTGNRRVEIETGTGLQTILPNFFVTNIIKQQITPRFKQNDYNGGTIAGTKALVVTLQNYQPVNNVPISSAPLQQTQPVPVQTYSNSSDSDWIELGFLLVVILLIILVMIFLYRVLNLIIKNLIIQRQKIQKKFEFRGNFSDAITSTYEDEYALNDSILNTYVNIAKEINCGSSESNNRSDVSKPSNSPESSNSWWSSDNSSSSESSSSSSYESSSSSDYGGGSSSGDGGGDSW, encoded by the coding sequence ATGCAAATTCGCTGTCTTACCCTTAAAAAAAGCTTCACCATCACCTTTATCACTCTCACATTTATCAGCCTCCCTGCCACCGCCCTCACCGTCGAAGAAGTACCCAATTCCAGGCGTATTAATGGAGGGTGGGTAACAGATACGGCAAATATCCTCACCCCCGAAACTGAAGCCCAACTCAATGAAATGATTTCCCAATTAGAAGCAAAAAATGGCTCCGAAATTGCCGTTGTCACAGTCTCAGATACAGCACCTTCCGCTACCACCAAACAATTCGCTACAGCCCTATTTAATCGCTTAAAAATCGGTAAAGCCGGTCAAAATAACGGCGTTCTTTTCTTAATCTCCACCGGCAATCGTCGCGTTGAAATTGAAACCGGCACCGGCCTCCAAACCATTTTACCTAACTTTTTTGTCACCAACATCATCAAACAACAAATCACCCCCAGATTTAAGCAAAACGACTATAACGGCGGAACTATTGCCGGCACAAAAGCCTTAGTTGTTACCTTGCAAAATTATCAGCCGGTTAATAACGTGCCGATTTCCTCCGCACCCCTGCAACAAACTCAGCCGGTGCCGGTTCAAACTTACTCAAATTCAAGCGACTCTGATTGGATAGAGTTAGGATTTTTGTTGGTCGTTATTCTTTTGATAATTTTGGTAATGATTTTTTTATATCGGGTTTTGAACTTAATAATAAAAAACTTAATAATTCAACGCCAAAAAATTCAAAAAAAATTTGAATTTAGGGGAAATTTTAGTGATGCCATAACCTCTACTTACGAGGACGAATATGCTCTTAACGACTCGATTTTAAATACTTATGTAAATATAGCAAAAGAAATCAATTGCGGTAGCTCTGAAAGCAATAACAGGAGCGATGTTTCTAAGCCTAGCAACAGTCCTGAAAGTAGTAATAGCTGGTGGAGTTCAGATAATAGCAGTAGTTCCGAAAGCAGCAGTAGCAGCAGCTATGAAAGTAGCAGTAGCAGCGACTATGGCGGAGGAAGCAGTAGTGGCGATGGAGGCGGCGACAGTTGGTAA
- a CDS encoding PIN/TRAM domain-containing protein, with translation MLDVIIIVSFILAVAGIGYYGVELLPSSAMQQVTNISGLRLVTAGFGGIIGLAFGLSAQTTYRRIQTQVRQMPVEVLLTRAVGLVIGLLVANLMLAPIFLFPIPSELNFIKPLVAVVGSILFSFTGINLADTHGRAFLRLINPSSVETLLVAEGTLKPVATKVLDTSCIIDGRIEQLLGTGFVEGQILVPQFVLQELQLVADSSNDQKRVRGRRGLDILNRLMEAYPDRITIHPADYEDIHTVDAKLVRLAQEIDGTLLTNDYNLSKVATVQKVPVLNINDLTQAIRPHYLPGDTIELKIVKEGKEPAQGVGYLEDGTMVVVEEAGTHIGAEMRVTVTSALQTSAGRMIFARPHASVITG, from the coding sequence TCTACCGAGCAGCGCCATGCAGCAAGTAACAAACATCTCAGGGTTGCGCCTTGTCACCGCCGGTTTTGGCGGCATAATTGGCTTAGCCTTTGGCTTGTCGGCGCAAACCACCTACCGGCGCATTCAAACCCAAGTCCGGCAAATGCCGGTCGAAGTCTTACTTACCCGCGCCGTCGGCTTGGTCATCGGCCTTTTAGTTGCCAACTTAATGTTAGCACCGATATTTTTATTTCCCATTCCTTCAGAGTTGAACTTCATTAAACCCTTAGTGGCGGTGGTGGGAAGTATTTTATTTTCCTTCACCGGCATCAACTTAGCCGACACTCACGGACGCGCTTTTTTGAGATTAATTAATCCCAGCAGCGTCGAAACCCTATTAGTCGCCGAAGGAACCCTCAAACCGGTAGCAACAAAAGTCTTAGATACCAGTTGCATAATTGACGGCAGAATTGAACAATTATTAGGCACCGGCTTCGTCGAAGGCCAAATATTAGTACCCCAATTTGTCCTCCAAGAATTGCAACTTGTCGCCGACTCCTCCAACGATCAAAAACGAGTCAGAGGCCGCAGAGGATTAGACATCTTAAACCGGCTCATGGAAGCCTATCCAGACCGCATCACCATCCACCCCGCCGACTACGAAGACATCCACACCGTAGACGCAAAATTAGTGCGTTTAGCGCAAGAAATTGATGGAACCTTGCTCACAAACGACTACAATTTAAGCAAAGTTGCCACAGTTCAAAAAGTGCCGGTTTTAAATATCAACGACCTCACCCAAGCCATTCGTCCCCACTACTTACCAGGAGACACAATCGAGCTAAAAATCGTCAAAGAAGGCAAAGAACCGGCCCAAGGAGTCGGCTACTTAGAAGACGGCACAATGGTAGTAGTAGAAGAAGCAGGAACTCACATCGGTGCAGAAATGCGAGTAACAGTAACATCTGCCTTACAAACCTCTGCCGGTCGGATGATTTTCGCTCGTCCCCACGCATCAGTTATAACAGGATAA
- a CDS encoding cyanophycinase has product MTDNGTQKGQLVIIGGAEDKEGDCKILREFVRRAGGVKAHIAIMTAATSLPREVGETYTRVFERLGAETVRVVDTERREDSSDSRWVEMINQATGIFFTGGDQARITSLIKDTELDAAIHRRFNEGAVVGGTSAGAAMMPDVMIIEGDSETNPRVNTVAMGPGMGFLPGIVVDQHFAQRGRLGRLVSALLQHTAVLGIGIDENTSVIVSGERFEVVGEGAVTVIDQTESTHDNVEGVLKDEPIAVCGVKLHILPNGYGFDLKKRKPILENGTMPAVAAVG; this is encoded by the coding sequence ATGACGGATAACGGTACACAAAAAGGGCAGTTAGTTATTATTGGCGGTGCTGAAGATAAGGAAGGCGACTGCAAGATTTTACGAGAGTTTGTGCGACGTGCCGGCGGGGTAAAGGCTCACATCGCAATTATGACGGCTGCCACCAGTTTACCGCGAGAAGTGGGGGAGACTTATACTCGTGTGTTTGAGCGCTTGGGTGCCGAAACTGTGCGGGTGGTGGATACAGAGCGTCGGGAAGATTCGAGTGATTCGCGTTGGGTGGAGATGATTAATCAGGCAACCGGCATCTTTTTTACAGGCGGCGATCAGGCTCGGATTACGAGTTTAATTAAAGATACTGAACTTGATGCCGCTATCCACCGGCGTTTTAATGAAGGTGCTGTGGTGGGCGGAACTTCTGCCGGTGCGGCGATGATGCCAGATGTGATGATTATTGAAGGCGATTCTGAAACAAACCCGCGTGTTAATACGGTGGCGATGGGCCCCGGAATGGGCTTTTTACCTGGAATTGTTGTGGATCAGCATTTTGCTCAGCGGGGCCGGTTGGGCCGGTTGGTTTCCGCGTTGCTACAACACACGGCGGTTTTAGGAATTGGTATTGATGAAAATACCTCTGTTATTGTCAGTGGAGAGCGTTTTGAAGTGGTTGGTGAAGGTGCGGTGACGGTGATTGATCAAACTGAAAGTACCCACGATAATGTTGAGGGGGTTTTGAAGGATGAGCCAATTGCGGTTTGTGGCGTCAAACTTCACATTTTGCCAAATGGTTATGGGTTTGATTTGAAAAAGCGTAAGCCTATTTTGGAGAATGGGACGATGCCGGCGGTAGCGGCTGTTGGATAG
- a CDS encoding alpha-amylase family glycosyl hydrolase → MRHAIEFKLFAPNNKAASLIGCFSDWQEITMNKGEDGYFRAVIDLEDGVYRYKFRIQTQSSNFQPDQWVEVNDPYTTEIEPDREISVLRLKDGAKILDTYVWQYDDQVLPQNNELVIYEMQIPDFCGDQAENEDKFAFLLSKLDYLCELGINAIELMPIYEAPKQYYWGYKVRYFLALRNGYGSSENLKRFIDECHYRGIRVFLDGIYNHCEEECPLLLIDRNYWYYEYMHYPDDPANYWGPEFNYDNYDQKLQIYPAWQFIGDVVRFWVKEFHFDGIRYDAVRQLANRKFLRWLGEEAKKAAGNKPFYNIAEYIPEVVDIVGKDGEFDGCWRESFRIYGLENIAGDTFDLDKIKGSLDAKIHGYPGCTSVINYLASHDRDHLMAEEAFRTADKVEAFKRAKLGAVLLMTAMGVPMLSMGEEFGEVTCHLPNQENKLNWQLLNYQPHRDLFEFYKRLIDLRKNEPAIKSDNIEFFCEDEEAQVLGYLRWCGEASRVAVVANFSNQVLRGYEVSLEGSWRDLLTGKEVKSEGDRLVLDVKELEALVLVGLA, encoded by the coding sequence ATGAGACACGCGATTGAGTTTAAGTTGTTTGCACCGAATAATAAAGCTGCAAGTCTGATCGGCTGTTTCTCAGACTGGCAAGAAATCACCATGAATAAGGGTGAGGATGGTTATTTTCGGGCAGTAATTGATTTAGAAGATGGTGTTTATCGCTACAAATTTCGCATCCAAACCCAAAGCAGCAATTTTCAGCCGGATCAATGGGTGGAGGTTAATGATCCATATACCACTGAAATTGAGCCTGATAGAGAAATTAGTGTGTTGCGTCTCAAAGATGGAGCAAAAATTCTTGATACTTATGTCTGGCAATATGATGATCAAGTTTTGCCGCAAAATAACGAGTTAGTGATTTATGAAATGCAAATTCCTGATTTTTGTGGCGATCAAGCTGAAAATGAGGATAAGTTTGCTTTTTTGCTTAGCAAGTTAGATTACCTCTGTGAATTGGGGATAAATGCCATTGAATTGATGCCAATTTATGAAGCGCCAAAACAATATTATTGGGGCTATAAAGTGCGTTATTTCCTTGCTTTGAGAAATGGCTATGGCAGCAGTGAAAATTTAAAGCGTTTTATTGATGAGTGCCATTATCGCGGGATTCGAGTGTTTTTGGATGGTATTTATAATCACTGTGAGGAAGAATGCCCTTTACTGTTGATAGATCGGAATTATTGGTATTACGAATATATGCACTATCCTGATGATCCTGCGAATTATTGGGGGCCAGAATTTAATTACGATAATTATGATCAAAAGTTGCAAATTTACCCGGCTTGGCAGTTTATTGGGGATGTGGTGCGCTTTTGGGTAAAGGAGTTTCATTTTGATGGCATTCGCTATGATGCGGTGCGTCAATTGGCAAATCGTAAGTTTTTGCGCTGGCTTGGGGAAGAGGCAAAAAAAGCGGCGGGAAATAAGCCTTTTTATAATATTGCTGAATATATCCCAGAGGTGGTTGATATTGTGGGGAAAGATGGCGAGTTTGATGGCTGCTGGCGTGAGAGTTTTCGGATTTATGGTTTAGAAAATATTGCGGGGGATACGTTTGATTTGGATAAGATAAAAGGCAGTTTAGATGCAAAAATTCATGGGTATCCGGGCTGTACCAGTGTGATTAATTATCTTGCCAGTCACGATAGAGATCATTTGATGGCTGAGGAGGCTTTTCGGACGGCTGATAAGGTGGAGGCTTTTAAACGGGCAAAGTTAGGGGCTGTTTTGTTGATGACGGCGATGGGTGTACCGATGTTGTCGATGGGTGAAGAGTTTGGGGAGGTAACTTGCCATTTGCCAAATCAAGAAAATAAGCTGAATTGGCAGTTGTTAAATTATCAGCCTCATCGCGATTTGTTTGAGTTTTATAAAAGGTTAATTGATTTGCGGAAAAATGAGCCGGCAATCAAGTCTGATAATATCGAGTTTTTCTGTGAAGATGAGGAGGCGCAGGTGTTGGGTTATTTGCGTTGGTGTGGCGAGGCTTCGCGGGTGGCTGTGGTGGCAAATTTTTCAAATCAGGTTTTGCGGGGATATGAGGTTTCGCTAGAGGGAAGTTGGCGGGATTTATTGACGGGTAAGGAAGTAAAATCTGAGGGTGATAGGTTAGTTTTAGATGTGAAAGAATTGGAGGCTTTGGTGTTGGTTGGGTTGGCTTGA
- a CDS encoding ATP-dependent Clp protease proteolytic subunit: MNSPIKAVQSGYSYGDAYYRTPPPDLESLLLKERIVYLGMPLFSSDDVKRSVGLDVTELIIAQLLYLQFEDADKPIYFYINSTGTSWYGGEAIGFETEAFAICDTLSYIKPPVHTICIGQAMGTAAMILASGTKGHRASLPHATIVLNQSKTGARGQATDIQIRAKEVLANKQTMLEILSKNTGQSMEKISKDTDRMFYLTPAQAKEYGLIDRVLESPQDLPKPLAAVS; the protein is encoded by the coding sequence ATGAACTCACCCATAAAGGCCGTTCAATCAGGCTACTCTTACGGCGATGCCTACTACCGCACCCCCCCTCCAGACCTAGAATCGCTACTTTTAAAAGAGCGCATAGTTTATCTGGGGATGCCCTTATTTTCTTCCGACGACGTAAAGCGAAGTGTCGGCTTAGATGTCACCGAATTAATTATCGCCCAACTGCTTTATCTTCAATTTGAAGACGCCGACAAACCCATATATTTTTATATCAACTCCACCGGCACATCTTGGTATGGCGGCGAAGCAATTGGCTTTGAAACAGAAGCCTTCGCAATATGCGATACCCTCAGCTACATTAAACCTCCCGTCCACACCATTTGTATTGGTCAAGCAATGGGAACCGCCGCCATGATCTTAGCCTCCGGCACCAAAGGACATCGCGCCAGTTTACCCCACGCCACCATCGTTTTAAACCAATCAAAAACCGGTGCCAGAGGGCAAGCAACCGACATCCAAATTCGAGCAAAAGAAGTTTTAGCCAACAAACAAACCATGCTCGAAATACTCTCAAAAAACACCGGCCAGTCAATGGAAAAAATCTCCAAAGATACCGACCGGATGTTTTACCTGACCCCTGCTCAAGCCAAAGAATATGGCCTCATCGACCGGGTTTTAGAAAGTCCCCAAGACCTACCAAAACCCCTCGCAGCAGTCTCCTAA